Proteins encoded in a region of the Ignavibacteriales bacterium genome:
- a CDS encoding T9SS type A sorting domain-containing protein, translated as MTSSSSYTAGSSVWTHIAATYSSATGMKIYINGILDNSNSTSGTISTNSSSFYLGSENTFNFFEGQLDEIRIWNVVKTVDEIRTNMCKKLTGSESGLIAYWNFDAPEGLHVNDKTSNNNYVDAHDIPVYAYSWSGAAIGDESAYDYDPTGSFTQNLSHSDGDEITATTTSGTITGLQVYRVDSTPLRSGASNNSGTYTNIDPLRYWGVKVFGTSTPTYTLVYNYNGHPGITSENGLNLLYRDNLADDTWADLTATLDQGANTLTKSGLTGTEFTLASSNAPLPVELSLFSGRIIGGNIILNWETATEVRNYGFDVEKSIDGKNFSKFGFVQGNGNSNSTKYYSFEDNSPETGINYYRLKQIDTDGSFEYSKIISVNLNIPIEFSLSQNYPNPFNPTTTIDFTLPSNTFVSLKVYDLLGKQTALLITEQKEAGSYSLQFDGTNLANGNYIYVINAGGKVITKKMTLLK; from the coding sequence TTGACTTCCTCTTCATCTTATACGGCTGGTAGTTCAGTATGGACTCATATAGCTGCAACTTACAGCTCAGCCACAGGGATGAAGATATACATAAATGGAATTTTAGATAATTCAAATTCAACATCAGGCACAATTAGTACCAATTCGAGCAGTTTCTATTTAGGATCTGAGAACACATTCAATTTCTTTGAAGGACAGTTGGATGAAATTAGAATTTGGAATGTTGTTAAAACAGTCGATGAGATCCGTACAAATATGTGCAAAAAACTTACAGGCTCCGAAAGTGGATTAATAGCCTACTGGAATTTTGATGCACCTGAAGGATTACATGTAAATGACAAAACATCAAACAACAACTATGTTGATGCTCACGATATTCCGGTCTATGCTTATAGCTGGTCTGGTGCTGCAATTGGCGATGAAAGCGCTTATGATTATGATCCAACTGGTAGCTTCACCCAAAATTTAAGTCATTCTGATGGCGACGAGATAACAGCAACAACCACTAGCGGAACAATAACGGGATTACAAGTTTATCGTGTTGATTCTACTCCACTTCGGTCAGGTGCTTCAAATAATTCAGGCACTTACACAAACATTGACCCGTTGCGTTATTGGGGTGTAAAAGTTTTTGGAACCAGTACACCGACTTACACTCTTGTTTATAATTATAACGGTCACCCGGGAATTACTTCCGAAAACGGATTAAATCTTTTGTATCGAGATAATCTGGCTGATGACACCTGGGCAGATTTAACCGCTACATTGGATCAAGGTGCCAATACTCTTACCAAAAGTGGTTTGACGGGAACTGAATTTACACTTGCAAGCAGCAACGCACCCCTTCCTGTTGAGTTATCATTGTTCAGCGGCAGGATCATTGGCGGAAATATTATTTTAAATTGGGAAACAGCCACAGAAGTTAGAAATTACGGTTTTGATGTTGAGAAATCTATTGATGGAAAAAACTTCAGTAAGTTTGGTTTTGTGCAAGGCAACGGAAACAGCAATTCGACTAAGTATTATTCATTTGAAGACAATTCTCCCGAAACTGGAATTAATTACTACAGACTGAAACAGATTGATACAGACGGCTCGTTTGAATATTCCAAAATCATTTCTGTAAATTTAAATATCCCGATAGAGTTCAGCCTTTCACAAAACTATCCTAATCCTTTTAACCCCACCACTACTATTGATTTTACGCTTCCATCAAACACTTTCGTTTCGTTAAAAGTCTATGATCTATTAGGAAAACAAACAGCCTTGCTGATTACTGAGCAAAAAGAAGCAGGCAGTTATTCTCTTCAATTTGATGGTACGAATCTTGCCAATGGTAATTACATTTATGTAATAAACGCAGGAGGCAAAGTCATTACTAAAAAGATGACTTTGTTAAAATAA
- a CDS encoding glycosyltransferase family 2 protein yields MIRYVLITPAKNEEAYITKTIESVIKQTIKPIKWVIVSDGSTDRTDEIVEKYLVDNKFMELIKKSSDKTRNFGAKARAISLAYQKLKELDFDYFGNLDADVSFDPNYYENILNEFAMNPKLGVGGGIRYDLINNKFQMLKCAPDSVGGPFQLFRRKCYEEIGGYKPLRFGGIDAVAETSARMLGWEVKHFPQNKVFHHRPTGSAHNNIIKQKFRAGLRNYSIGYHPLFQIFKLVSNISLPPYFLGSLFLFSGYIWGAIKKYDMPISKDFKDYLRSEQLKKIRTSLKLD; encoded by the coding sequence ATGATTAGATACGTTCTTATAACTCCGGCAAAAAACGAAGAAGCCTACATAACTAAAACTATCGAGTCGGTAATAAAACAAACTATTAAACCGATTAAATGGGTAATAGTTAGTGACGGTTCTACAGATAGAACTGATGAGATTGTTGAGAAATATTTAGTTGACAATAAATTTATGGAGCTAATTAAAAAAAGTAGTGATAAGACCAGAAATTTTGGAGCTAAAGCTCGAGCTATTTCACTCGCATATCAAAAACTTAAGGAATTAGATTTTGACTACTTCGGTAATTTAGATGCTGACGTTTCATTTGATCCGAATTATTATGAAAACATTTTAAATGAATTTGCGATGAATCCAAAACTAGGAGTGGGTGGAGGAATAAGATATGACCTTATTAATAATAAATTTCAGATGTTAAAATGTGCACCCGATAGTGTTGGTGGTCCCTTCCAACTTTTCCGTCGAAAATGTTATGAGGAAATCGGCGGTTATAAACCACTTCGTTTTGGTGGTATTGATGCAGTGGCTGAAACATCGGCAAGAATGTTGGGGTGGGAAGTGAAACACTTTCCCCAAAATAAAGTATTCCATCATCGTCCAACGGGATCTGCGCATAATAATATTATCAAACAAAAATTTAGAGCAGGGTTAAGAAATTATTCGATTGGTTATCACCCATTATTTCAGATATTTAAATTGGTCAGCAATATTTCATTACCCCCTTACTTTTTGGGAAGTCTATTTTTATTCTCAGGATATATTTGGGGAGCGATAAAGAAATATGATATGCCTATTTCAAAAGACTTTAAAGACTATCTAAGATCGGAGCAGCTTAAAAAAATCCGAACCAGTCTTAAACTTGATTGA
- a CDS encoding oligosaccharide flippase family protein: protein MNIETLLIIEILATLQPLVHQIFIIPFKKYFEMKPTISSFVKIIKFSTPLYLNNLFVFINGRINIFMIGAYLSPANVASFSVASNIPMALKKIFSSFIIVYFPNLAKLFSEGDKKTAESFINKSLSIFSLVMTILVLFSFIFKNEIIILLYSQKYLDSALVAALLIFNFHIRGMADLMGYSFTPAGHPSVPAKVNFIASIISAAASLVTIPIFGVIGAAYALIFMNLVSFTLFYLHLIKYKIQLQLLELFKPILVLAIILIIYFFIDSEYLILKIAFIILFFVLQGIFINEFREIIKGMLAQLLKLKNNFITNLKKH from the coding sequence ATGAACATTGAAACACTATTAATAATTGAAATATTAGCAACATTGCAACCACTAGTTCATCAAATTTTTATTATTCCTTTCAAAAAATATTTTGAGATGAAACCAACAATTAGCTCCTTTGTTAAAATTATAAAATTTAGTACTCCCCTCTATCTAAATAATCTTTTCGTGTTCATTAATGGAAGAATTAATATATTCATGATCGGAGCATATCTGAGTCCGGCTAATGTAGCGAGTTTTTCAGTTGCCTCCAATATACCAATGGCACTAAAAAAAATATTTTCCTCATTTATTATAGTCTATTTCCCAAACTTGGCTAAGTTATTTTCTGAAGGAGATAAAAAAACTGCCGAAAGTTTTATTAATAAATCTCTCTCAATATTTTCTTTAGTAATGACGATTTTAGTTTTATTCTCATTTATTTTTAAAAATGAAATCATTATCCTTCTTTACTCACAAAAATATTTGGACTCAGCTTTAGTAGCTGCATTATTAATATTTAATTTTCATATAAGAGGGATGGCTGATCTCATGGGATATTCCTTTACTCCAGCTGGACATCCCTCGGTTCCTGCAAAAGTAAATTTCATCGCAAGTATTATAAGTGCTGCGGCGAGCCTTGTTACGATTCCTATATTTGGAGTTATAGGTGCTGCGTATGCTTTAATTTTTATGAATTTAGTTAGTTTTACATTATTTTATTTGCATCTTATTAAATATAAAATACAACTACAGCTACTCGAATTATTTAAACCTATTTTAGTTCTTGCAATTATTTTAATTATTTATTTTTTTATTGATTCGGAATATTTGATACTAAAGATTGCGTTTATAATTTTATTTTTTGTTCTACAAGGAATTTTCATCAATGAATTTAGAGAGATAATTAAGGGTATGCTTGCTCAATTATTAAAATTGAAGAATAATTTTATTACGAATTTAAAAAAACATTAG
- a CDS encoding GNAT family N-acetyltransferase: MNNSKEELACIPWRESYIFEIPGDKNAELRFGDSRNHSAIKRAVNKAANNGVTIQITNSDSDLIAWYKLYLDTMRFHSTPARSLKFFQALWEKFHPSENLKLYLAIHKDKIISGSLLFYFNGYAIYAFNGSDRSTFELRPNDLIHWQAISDAQQIGCHTYDFGEVSKNEAGLAAYKKKWGTKIIQIYHYYFPEQVSLYGNEIDIESVQGGNKRLLKDCH, from the coding sequence TTGAACAATTCAAAAGAAGAATTAGCATGTATTCCCTGGCGTGAGTCATATATTTTCGAAATTCCTGGTGATAAAAATGCTGAATTAAGATTCGGCGATTCACGAAACCATAGTGCAATTAAAAGAGCGGTAAATAAAGCTGCGAATAATGGTGTTACTATTCAGATTACAAATTCCGATAGTGATTTAATAGCTTGGTATAAACTGTATTTGGATACAATGCGATTTCATTCAACTCCGGCTCGATCATTAAAATTTTTTCAAGCATTATGGGAAAAATTCCATCCTTCAGAAAATCTTAAACTTTATCTCGCAATTCACAAAGATAAAATTATATCCGGATCTCTGCTGTTTTATTTTAATGGTTATGCTATTTATGCCTTTAATGGAAGCGATAGAAGCACCTTCGAATTACGCCCAAATGATTTAATTCATTGGCAAGCTATCTCAGACGCCCAACAAATCGGATGTCATACTTATGATTTTGGTGAGGTTTCAAAAAATGAAGCGGGATTAGCTGCTTACAAGAAAAAATGGGGAACAAAAATAATTCAGATATACCATTATTATTTCCCAGAACAAGTATCACTTTATGGAAATGAAATTGACATTGAAAGTGTGCAAGGTGGAAACAAAAGATTATTGAAAGACTGCCATTAA
- a CDS encoding oligosaccharide flippase family protein has translation MLFQFLTVMLVVRYVTKNEMGMYALIMVVVNMFSLLGGLGLELTMVKSIASSKVEENKDILIPILVLRALGAFVFSIVFLLAGKFILHFFDDHLSLYLIYVPIIFVLANFRDLFYNLLQG, from the coding sequence ATGCTGTTTCAGTTCTTAACTGTAATGTTGGTTGTACGATATGTTACAAAGAACGAAATGGGAATGTATGCACTCATCATGGTTGTTGTAAATATGTTCAGCTTACTCGGCGGATTAGGGCTTGAACTAACCATGGTAAAATCAATTGCGAGTTCTAAAGTTGAAGAGAATAAAGATATCCTAATTCCTATTTTGGTTTTAAGAGCACTTGGGGCTTTTGTATTTAGCATTGTCTTTTTACTTGCGGGTAAATTTATATTACATTTTTTTGACGATCATCTTTCTTTATATCTTATTTATGTGCCAATCATTTTTGTCCTTGCCAATTTTAGAGATTTATTTTATAACCTTCTCCAGGGTTAA
- a CDS encoding glycosyltransferase family 4 protein, with product MSEIKTKEINICMVVFSSYPIDVRVRREAEALIAEGMKVDVICRTSRGELPQENVRGVNAYRLKLNRKRAGKIGYIWEYLYFFMWAFWKVTVLNFSKHYDIVHVHNMPDFLVFTGFIPKLFGCKSVIDLHDPMPELFTSIFKTSQDSFVYKFLLKIEKFSIWYSDVVITPNIAFKNIFSKRSCAENKINIIMNSPDENVFKYFNETDRSESLKSKYVLMYHGAIIEQHGLDIGLKAVALLRNKIPNIKLVIFGSGNFQSKAEKIIDELSIKDLVEIKGSVINDEIAMFIPKIDLGIIPNRLNNFTQLNFPVRIFEYLINKKPVIVPRTKGISDYFGEESIFYFEPGNAENLAEKIYEVYTNENYREDTLQKAISVYQNYRWQDQKKQLAKIERELVKDKLNNSKLL from the coding sequence ATGAGCGAGATAAAAACTAAGGAAATAAATATCTGCATGGTGGTTTTCTCCTCTTACCCGATAGATGTTAGAGTGAGAAGAGAAGCTGAAGCACTGATTGCAGAGGGTATGAAAGTAGATGTTATTTGTCGAACCTCACGCGGTGAACTGCCGCAAGAAAATGTGCGCGGTGTGAATGCTTATCGGCTCAAGTTAAATCGAAAAAGAGCCGGTAAGATCGGTTACATTTGGGAATATTTGTATTTTTTCATGTGGGCATTTTGGAAAGTGACAGTATTAAATTTCTCAAAACATTATGACATTGTTCACGTACATAATATGCCGGACTTTTTAGTTTTCACAGGCTTCATTCCAAAATTATTTGGCTGTAAATCTGTAATTGATCTTCACGATCCAATGCCGGAGCTTTTTACTTCTATATTTAAAACTTCACAAGATAGCTTTGTCTATAAATTTTTATTGAAAATTGAAAAGTTTAGCATTTGGTACTCCGATGTAGTAATTACCCCGAACATTGCATTCAAAAATATTTTTTCAAAAAGAAGCTGCGCCGAAAATAAAATTAATATTATCATGAATTCTCCGGATGAAAATGTCTTCAAGTATTTTAATGAGACTGATAGAAGCGAATCGCTGAAATCAAAATATGTTTTAATGTATCACGGCGCAATCATCGAACAACACGGGCTTGATATTGGACTGAAGGCAGTAGCGCTGCTGAGGAATAAAATTCCTAATATAAAACTTGTTATTTTTGGTTCAGGCAATTTTCAATCAAAAGCAGAAAAAATCATTGATGAATTAAGTATAAAAGATTTGGTTGAAATAAAAGGATCTGTAATAAATGATGAAATTGCTATGTTCATTCCGAAGATAGATTTAGGTATAATACCAAATAGATTAAATAATTTTACTCAACTAAATTTTCCGGTTAGAATTTTTGAATACTTAATAAATAAGAAGCCTGTTATCGTCCCTAGAACAAAAGGCATTTCGGATTACTTTGGCGAAGAATCAATTTTTTATTTTGAACCGGGGAATGCTGAAAACCTTGCAGAAAAAATTTACGAAGTTTATACTAATGAAAATTATAGAGAAGACACTCTGCAAAAAGCAATCAGTGTTTATCAAAATTACAGATGGCAGGATCAGAAGAAACAACTGGCTAAAATTGAAAGAGAATTAGTCAAAGACAAATTAAATAATTCAAAATTACTTTAA
- a CDS encoding glycosyltransferase family 2 protein, which translates to MLLSVCIATFQRPELLKKLLFSLVSQKIEKEILLEIIVVDNDKNETARNIVTEFNDTDKFKYSYLVQPEKNISLTRNLAVAKANGEYILFIDDDEYASENWVMELFRTVTNFGADGVFGTVNSYFSEGTPDWIRQSFIYNRPTFKTGTVATITRSGNCLIKRATIKSVDGPFDPAYGISGGSDTKLFYLLISNGAKFVNSFEAETFEFVPPERATLKWLVKRAFRTGNGFVRRLIENKKENTFIVKFKFITIGLSFSLISICLAILLFPLKSKRIHWYLKFIANLGKLSAVFGYYPLEYS; encoded by the coding sequence ATGCTGCTTAGCGTTTGTATTGCAACATTTCAAAGACCGGAATTACTAAAAAAACTACTGTTTAGTTTAGTAAGCCAAAAAATAGAAAAAGAAATTCTTTTAGAAATAATAGTAGTTGATAATGATAAGAATGAAACTGCACGAAATATTGTAACAGAATTTAACGATACTGATAAATTTAAGTACTCTTATCTTGTTCAACCGGAAAAAAATATAAGTCTCACGAGAAATTTAGCAGTTGCGAAGGCGAATGGAGAGTATATATTATTCATTGATGATGATGAATATGCCTCTGAAAACTGGGTGATGGAATTATTCAGAACAGTAACGAACTTTGGTGCAGATGGCGTATTTGGGACTGTTAATTCGTATTTTTCTGAAGGTACTCCTGATTGGATAAGACAAAGTTTTATTTATAACCGTCCAACTTTCAAAACGGGCACAGTGGCTACTATAACCCGATCGGGAAATTGCTTAATAAAGAGAGCTACGATAAAGTCCGTTGATGGCCCTTTTGACCCAGCGTATGGTATTTCTGGAGGGTCAGATACAAAGCTTTTTTATTTGTTAATAAGTAATGGGGCAAAATTTGTCAATTCGTTTGAAGCCGAAACATTCGAATTTGTACCTCCTGAACGAGCAACACTCAAGTGGCTGGTAAAAAGAGCATTTCGGACCGGCAATGGATTCGTAAGAAGACTCATTGAAAATAAAAAGGAGAATACTTTCATCGTAAAATTTAAATTTATTACTATTGGATTGTCGTTTTCACTTATAAGTATTTGTCTCGCCATTCTCTTATTTCCATTAAAATCAAAACGAATTCACTGGTACTTAAAATTTATTGCAAATTTAGGAAAACTATCCGCAGTGTTTGGATACTACCCCCTTGAATATTCTTAG
- a CDS encoding ChbG/HpnK family deacetylase: protein MNPNNLKIVVNADDFGMSNAVNLAILKSFNNSWISTTTIMCNMAGFEEACEMTHKEKISDRIGIHFNITEGKPLTEKIKKLKKFCNNNGEMYKSFKGQTFNSIEKEAVYIELEAQMNKLKKNHINPTHADSHRHSHHFIGTQSLFIALAKDNSIPAVRLRFNWGNLSLQRRIYSKLYNWRLEFAELAKTKYFCEIRNVDKRLLLKKKPIEVMVHPCQGIDGKIVNYKEGDDFESLIEKFLPKVSFATYKSLCENGN from the coding sequence ATGAATCCCAATAATCTGAAAATTGTAGTAAATGCAGATGACTTTGGAATGTCAAATGCTGTAAATCTAGCTATTCTGAAATCTTTTAATAATAGCTGGATTTCTACCACAACGATTATGTGCAATATGGCAGGGTTTGAAGAGGCTTGTGAAATGACTCATAAAGAAAAAATTTCAGATCGCATCGGAATCCATTTTAACATTACAGAGGGCAAACCTTTGACAGAAAAAATAAAAAAGTTGAAGAAGTTTTGTAATAACAATGGTGAAATGTATAAATCTTTTAAAGGACAGACTTTTAACTCTATAGAAAAAGAAGCTGTTTATATTGAACTCGAAGCACAGATGAACAAATTAAAAAAAAATCATATAAATCCAACACACGCCGACTCACATCGACACTCACATCATTTTATCGGCACACAATCTTTATTTATCGCACTTGCTAAGGATAATTCTATTCCAGCGGTAAGATTAAGATTTAATTGGGGAAACCTTTCATTGCAAAGAAGAATTTACTCAAAACTCTATAATTGGAGATTAGAATTTGCCGAACTTGCCAAGACAAAATATTTTTGTGAGATAAGAAATGTGGATAAGAGATTACTATTGAAGAAGAAACCCATTGAGGTTATGGTGCATCCCTGTCAGGGTATTGACGGAAAAATTGTCAATTATAAAGAAGGTGATGATTTTGAATCACTGATAGAAAAATTTCTTCCTAAAGTTTCGTTTGCTACTTATAAATCATTATGTGAAAATGGAAACTAA
- a CDS encoding GNAT family N-acetyltransferase produces the protein MYKIIGAVSSDNRRIEDFLSVNHDATFYHLPKWLEILAKESSQKAIKLICINELGNIVGYMPLLFTKGLPFGLGGILVARRLASLPRSPIAGPIAENPEVLKLLIDSAIDLTKSKSKIVLQLKYECGNLDKIDDKLVCVPWRKAYYKEIPSQGIKISLASHSVEKEVQRAINKAKENNISIREAETIDDLHNWYHLYLETMRFHTTPARRFGFFKDLWDEFHSAGLMSISLVEMKVNSKTILLNGAISFRYKERIYGAFKGSSRKYFKFRVNDLLHWYELNKAQEEGFKIFDMGEVQGEHDGLDHYKKKWGMAESEIFHYYLKSDYKPKEKLDPGNNSSLVAIIWRHLPLPLIEYSGSITNRLL, from the coding sequence ATGTATAAAATTATTGGTGCTGTTTCTTCCGACAATAGAAGAATAGAAGATTTTCTTTCAGTAAATCACGATGCAACCTTCTACCATCTGCCCAAGTGGCTAGAGATACTCGCGAAAGAGTCCTCACAAAAGGCGATCAAATTGATTTGTATCAATGAACTGGGAAATATAGTAGGTTATATGCCGCTCCTATTTACCAAAGGATTGCCGTTTGGTTTAGGAGGGATTTTAGTTGCACGAAGGCTGGCTTCATTACCGCGCTCGCCAATCGCAGGACCTATAGCCGAAAACCCTGAAGTGTTAAAACTATTAATTGATTCAGCAATTGATTTAACTAAATCTAAATCAAAGATAGTTTTACAATTAAAATATGAATGTGGAAACCTGGATAAGATTGATGACAAATTAGTTTGTGTTCCCTGGAGGAAAGCTTATTATAAAGAAATTCCGTCACAAGGAATTAAAATATCCTTAGCAAGTCACAGTGTAGAAAAAGAAGTTCAAAGAGCTATAAATAAAGCAAAAGAAAATAATATTAGTATTCGCGAAGCTGAAACCATTGATGACCTGCATAATTGGTATCATCTGTATCTGGAAACAATGAGATTTCATACAACACCGGCAAGGAGATTCGGTTTCTTCAAAGATTTATGGGATGAATTTCATAGTGCTGGCTTAATGAGTATTTCTTTAGTTGAGATGAAGGTAAACTCGAAGACTATTCTTTTAAATGGTGCAATTTCTTTTCGTTATAAAGAAAGAATTTATGGAGCATTCAAAGGAAGCAGCAGGAAATATTTTAAGTTCAGGGTGAATGATTTACTGCATTGGTACGAGTTAAATAAGGCACAGGAGGAGGGTTTTAAAATATTTGATATGGGAGAGGTACAGGGCGAGCACGATGGCCTTGATCACTATAAAAAGAAATGGGGCATGGCCGAAAGTGAAATTTTTCATTATTACCTTAAATCTGATTATAAGCCAAAAGAAAAATTAGATCCCGGAAATAATTCTTCATTGGTTGCAATAATTTGGCGTCATTTACCGCTGCCATTAATCGAATATTCAGGATCAATCACAAATCGTCTTCTTTGA
- a CDS encoding carboxylate--amine ligase — protein sequence MEKIKSKNGKPYAVLIDMDYLTGLQSSRLLAERGVPVLGMANNPDHYCARTNTCEKVFKVDTKTQALIDLLMEMGPKFELKPVLYPCQDNSVLLVSRNRQQLSKYYHISLPSEETVELLMDKYKFYDFAVKENLPVAKFYLLKSKDEAISVAKHLTFPAIIKPPMKSAKWEKYSKLHKVYKVFSEEEYLKTYEMCSQWADTLMVQEWIVGTDSDLYSSNCYYNSKSEPLATFTAKKLRQWPPETGNTALGIDCIDDEVVRISHELFKKVNYIGLVYLELKKDIRTGKYYIIEPNIGRPTGRSALSEACGVDLLFTMYCDCLGLPLPSSRFQTYKGIKWIHIRTDLQSAINYWKKDKLTIREYFKSVSGPKYFAVFSLKDPKPFLGEMSLIFAFIFKSLFSGKKLEQT from the coding sequence ATGGAAAAAATAAAAAGTAAAAACGGAAAACCTTACGCAGTTCTTATTGATATGGATTATCTCACCGGACTTCAGTCTTCAAGATTGTTAGCCGAGCGCGGAGTGCCTGTTCTTGGAATGGCTAATAATCCAGATCACTATTGTGCGCGAACAAATACTTGTGAAAAAGTTTTTAAAGTAGATACGAAAACTCAAGCATTGATAGACTTGCTAATGGAAATGGGTCCAAAGTTTGAATTAAAGCCCGTTCTCTACCCCTGCCAGGATAACAGTGTGCTTTTAGTTTCACGCAATAGACAGCAGCTTTCAAAGTATTATCACATTTCCCTGCCCTCAGAAGAGACAGTGGAGCTGCTGATGGATAAATATAAATTTTATGACTTTGCAGTTAAAGAAAATCTTCCCGTTGCAAAATTCTACTTATTAAAATCTAAAGATGAAGCAATCAGTGTGGCTAAACATCTGACTTTCCCGGCGATAATCAAGCCTCCGATGAAGAGCGCAAAGTGGGAAAAATATTCAAAGCTACATAAAGTCTATAAAGTTTTTAGCGAAGAAGAATATCTTAAAACTTACGAAATGTGTTCGCAGTGGGCAGATACTCTGATGGTGCAGGAATGGATTGTTGGAACTGATTCAGATCTGTATTCGAGCAATTGCTATTACAATTCTAAGTCGGAACCATTAGCAACTTTTACTGCAAAAAAATTAAGACAATGGCCTCCGGAAACTGGAAATACAGCGCTCGGAATTGATTGCATTGATGATGAAGTCGTTAGAATTTCGCACGAACTTTTCAAGAAAGTTAATTACATCGGCTTAGTTTACCTCGAATTAAAAAAAGATATTCGTACCGGGAAATATTATATCATCGAGCCAAACATCGGCAGACCGACGGGCAGATCAGCTTTATCCGAAGCTTGCGGCGTTGATTTACTTTTCACTATGTACTGCGATTGTCTCGGATTACCACTCCCCTCTTCAAGATTTCAGACTTACAAAGGAATTAAGTGGATCCATATTCGAACTGATCTTCAGTCAGCGATAAATTATTGGAAAAAAGATAAGTTAACAATAAGGGAATATTTTAAATCAGTAAGCGGTCCGAAGTACTTTGCAGTATTTTCTTTGAAAGATCCTAAACCGTTTCTTGGTGAAATGAGTTTGATATTCGCTTTCATATTCAAGTCACTATTTAGCGGAAAAAAACTTGAACAAACTTAA